The genomic segment gtgggtgagtgagtagGCGAGTAAGTGATTCAGTGATtcagtgagtgagtgattGAGTGAGATCCCTTCTTATTAGCAATGACAACCTTTCCAAACGCGGGGTTAGCGTCGTCGGGGTTCCatccctcttttcccctccctctccttcttggTCCAATTGGGTTTTGAGGGTATGATGCTGCTCTAGTATAGTTTGTGAATTTTGTCCAATTCCTGGCGGGACGCCGGATACTAGCAAGAATTTCAAGAGCTTGGAGGTGGCGTCACGTTTGTATACAACAGACGGGTTTATCGGTGGCTTACTTTTCTTGTGGAATGAGACGAGAGTTGCCGGCCGGCCATGTCTCATTGAGATGATGTGACAAATGCACAGTTGAGACCGTCAGCTCATGAGGTAGCCGACGATGAGAAGAGGCATGAACCAGACCCTCTGGCCGTTCTTGTGGGTTCTACTTGGGGAGTCGTCGTAACATGAGCAAGGTCTGACATATCCAACGAAGCACACACATCTCATATGCCGGTCACATCTGGCGTGAACATGTTGTATGCCCAAGCAACACGCAAGGGGTGCCAGCCAGCCCCGTCTGCCAAGCAAGAACCCTCCAAAAATGGGCTGATTTTTCATATCAGATTTGCTTACGGATACATTTTTGGACATCTTCATGACGTCAATATGTGTTTTTATGAATCCCTGccaaagagaaaaaaaaatgaACAAAAAGGTCACCTCGAACTGGGGTCATTCGTCATCAATCACCGCCCGCTTCCGTTGTTCACCAGCAGGTTTGGCGAGTTCTTGGGGTCTCCGACGACGTCGGGGatggcgagctcgaggatcCGGTCCGTGACCTGCTTCGGCGTGCCGAAACCACCGGCCAGCCCCCGGAGGTAGCACACGAGGCCCGCGACGAGCGGCGCGGCCATGCTGGTGCCCGTCTTGGTGGCGGTGCCCGTGTCGGAGGTGTGGCTGGCGCTAACGATGTCCTGACCCGGCGCGAAGACGTCGAGCTCCGGGCCGTAGCTGCTGCCATAGATGCCCTCGATGATGTTGACGCGGCCGCGGTCCGGGCGGGTCATGCCGACGGTGAAGGCCTCGGGAAGCCTAGCGGGCGACGTGGTGGTGGCCGGCTGGTTGTCGTTGCccgcggcgacgatggtgagGATGCCCTGCCGGTAGGCGGCGAGCACggcgttgtcgagggcggcgacgttgtTTGCGCTGAGGGACATGTTGAGGACCGACTTCTTCTGGGCGCCCTTGGAGACgatgtccttgacggccCAGTCGAGGCCGGTGAGGATGGCCGAGGTGGAGCCCTGGAGAGTATGTCAGCATGGTTGaggagagagatagagagagagagagagagaaaaagagagagagagagagagagagagagagagagaaagagagagagagagagagagagagaaggatATATCAGATGTGCCTACCGTCGACCCGTCAAACACCTTGACGTCAATGACCTTTGCCTTCTTGGCGACGCCGTACGTcttgccgacgatggtggctGCGACGTGGGTGCCGTGGCCGTCCGTGTCCGAGTTGGACCCGGGCGACACGGTCGAGCCGGTGACGCCGTTGATGCCGAAGCTGGCGCGgccctcgaactcggcgtGCGACAGGCGGATGCCCGTGTCGAAGACGTAGGCCGTcgtgccctcgccggccgtcGAGTCGTAGACGTACTCGGTCGACCCGGCCGCGCGGTGGGACAGGTCGCCGAGACTCCAGATGCTGTTCGGCTGCGTCGTCagggcgcggcggcgcgcaaaggaggcggcggacgactCCGACTCCGACGACAGGGAGAAGAGCGtctgctcggcctcggtcgggTCGACAGAGATGGGctggtcgagctcgacggcgaggacctcgtccagggcggcgatggcctcgagggcggcgtcgtcgaagcTGCCGCTATAGGCGTTGAAGTCGTCGCCGATGCGGAATGTCTTGTCGAGGGTGCCCTCGGCGGACCCGTCacggcgccggaggaggcTGCGGACGGTGTTGTGGTGCCGcgtgacggcgtcggggCTCGTGCCGGGCTTGAGCTGGATGATGTACTTGTTcgccgcgagggcgggcacaacggcgccgaggagggcgaggagggaggaggccTTCATCGTGTTAGTCGATTACGAAAGGGGGATGGGCCTCGATCTATCGATGATGGATGGCGGGATAGAAAGGCGCTGTTGAACATCTCGACCGGGCTCTTTATACCCTCCCGTCTTTCACTATGCTACTGCTGCGgactctccctctccctttctctctctctatctccatctctctcccGTGTTCGTGGGCCGGACAGCAGGTGGACAGGGAGGGTGACCAACTGCCATGAATTCCATTGCGCGACACGGGTTGTTTGTCCTGTTTAGGAAGCTCGAACACGATGCTGCCACGGGTAGATCCGACCCCGGCCGGTGCCTTGCCCGGGGttgtcttcctctctctccctcactcactcacacacacactctctctctctcttttctccgCAGATAGGAGGGTCAAGTCATCACGTTGACTCTCTCGTCAACCAAGGCTGAAGGACCCGAGCGTTATACAAACTCCTCGGACCTCCTCATATCGCTCGCTGTCTCAACAGATGGGCAACTCGTCTTATCCGGAAGGCCAAGACTGCGTCCACTGCGTCAACGGCGCCCTGAAATGAGCCATGGGTCGCGATGAAACCCTGCCGATAAACGACCTTCCCCATTCTTCCTAaccgcctcgccgccaagcGTGAAGAATccagcgagggcggccacTGCCGAGTTGTCATTCATGCGCTACGTGCCCGTAAAGGTTTAGCGAGTCCGTGGCATTGATGCCCACTGTGATGCGGATGCCCACCTTGCCGTGTCCCTTGCTGGCCGTGATCGGATCGTGTTGCTGCTCCCAATCCGACCTACTATAAACCATAACGAAAACGAAGACAACGCTTCCTAGGTCGAAACGAGAAGCTCACTGCCATGCCAAGTGTCGACTCCGGCTCGCCGTCTACCACTTCTACCACTTTGTTCATGCTCATCGGCAACCCAACCCCCTCACTACTCGCTTCCTCTGAACCCCGGTCAGTGAACGCAAAATCACCCACAACTCGGCGAGACGATAGAGATGAATAAGCGACTACACGCAACTAACTACTCGTTGTTATTTCCTGACTCGAGCCTGGAGTCTTCCGGTTACGCGATGCAAGCTAACCCGACGGCACCCccctctcgacggcctcacgATGAACTACGGACCAGCCACATGTCAAACCAGTCAACTACTGCGCGAAGACTTTGCTCCTTGCACCACCCTAAAAGTGAAACCAGTCTGTTAGTCAACAATGATGCTTACCCAATTCAAGGAGGCAGAACGAGGCAAAAACTTTGCTCGTGGGGAGAGCCACTCACGTTGATACGGGTCCGAAGGGTCTCCCTTGACCGCGAAGCCGTGGCCGACGCCCTGGAAGAGCTGCAGGTGATAAACCTTGCCTTCTCTCTGCAGGACATCGACTGCCTTCCTCCGCGACTCGGGGGGGAACGCATGGTCGTTCTCGGCGCACGAGAGTAATAGGGGCTCTAAGAGGACGGTGTCAGTCGTGAATCAGGGTGTCGCTCGTTGCCGTGTGTTCGTTTCCAAAAAATCAAGCTCAAGCCATGTCAACCGCAAGAGAAGGGAGACGGATATCGGGGGGGTGACGGGATAGAAGCAAAGGGCAAcgagtcccccccccccccccccccccccccgttcgCCGCCCCGGAAACAAGACTACTCACTCTTTAGCCCCGTGAAATGCTCCTCCTTCAGCGCCGTGGGGTGGGCAAACGCCCCCGCCGACACGacgtcatcgccggcgagcAGGTCGCACACGAAGGGCGCGCCGAAGCAGTACCCGACGCAGGCGAAGCGGGTCTCggcgcccgtctcggcgcgCAGCTCGGCGCTGAACCTCTCCctcacggcggcggcccagcGGGGCACCGTCTCGGTCGCGAAGGCCAGGTGCTTGGCGCGccaggcggcgaggtcgaagcccggcggcagcgggtcGTCCTTGGAGGCGCGGTACTTGGAGATGGGGTCGCCGCGGAAGTAGTCGATGCCGAGCGCCACGTagccggccgaggcgaagcCGTCCATGAGGCACCGCGCGTTGACCGAGAGGCCCCAGACGTCGGGGAAGTAGAGCACGACGTGGCCGTTGGCGCGGGGCGACCCCTTGACGTCCGAGGGGCGCACGATGTAGGTCGGCGCGCCGAGgatgtcctcgacgtcgccgcgcgGGCTGCCTTCGTGCAAGGTGCCGGCCCAGCAGCACGGCCCGGGGGGTTGGGCGAGGTACTCTGGCTTTGCGGACGAGGTTTCGGTCATATTTTTTTGGATGTATGAGGCATTGTGCGAGTGAGTGATTCAGCGATGATTGGTATCCGGTGATGGAAATGTAGATCTAAGTGGAAGCGTGATGATACGTGatagaggggggggggggggggggtagtAGAGCGAGTGGAATGCCGCATCGGCACCGGAGGCGATGCGGGGGTTTTACGGCCAGACACACTGCAGCCAGCAGCACACAGACAGACGGATTGGATCAGTGATTATGTCTGTATCTGGAAAAAAGTAGATGTTCAATCTGGAAACATTGACTGTAACACACGAATGTGCTTGGTCCTCCATCGCCCGGGCCGGCCAAGTCACCCACAACAGCTcaagacgatgatgctgaTGGGATGAGTTGTTAGGATGGTGATGTTTCTTCCACTCACCCCGGGGCTCCTACACTACTCTGTATCTATGTTGATCTTATGAGGAGCTGGTCAAAACCACTGGGCGCTATTACACCGGGCACTAGAGCAGCGTACTGATTAGTTGGCGAATCAACCCATGCAAGAGACCTGTCAGCCAGCATGGTGTGAAGCTTTGAAATGGGCTACCCCGTGACAGAAAGCGGAACGACGGGTGACTGACAGCGTTGCCAAGCCGCTGGCCAAGGGACGTGATGGGCATTGGTACCCGACTTGGACGCCCCAGCTGGTGGTGATCTGCACAGCCATGACCTGGAGCAGAAGCTGGAgttggagctggagctgtgCTACTTGAATATTCAGTAATGGATGTGCTGTGTTTGTTTGCCAATTTCAATTGGAATCTGGCTCATTAATGACCTTTGACAAACCGTAAACCAATGGGCTGTATAACCAACTACCTGTGTCATCTGCGGCGACATGTCCACGTTGTAGAATGGCGAACTCGACGGACAACTACCAAAATGTTCCAGCCATTAGTGATTCTGTTCCAGCTGAAAAGGCAGCTATgatccccccctcccccccctcagGGACAAGGGTGCAAGGGGCAGATGGCGACCAACACGAGTCGTGACGGGCGagagagcagcagcagcagcaacaacatcaccagcatcatcagcatcatcggcatcaccaGCCACAATGCTCGAGATACAGATACACCAAAGACCCCAAGACCCCAAGACCCCAAGACGCTCAATCGATGGAGCACGACAGCCTGCAGAAACGGCCGCttgtgcccccccccccccggcctgCATGCCGACCCCCCCATCACGGAAACGTCTCGCCCGTACCGTCGGGtctccctccacccccttTGAAGGAAGAAACAGGGGTTCGGATAGGGGAGTTGGCTTGCTGTTGGCGTTGCCCCTTGGCGtcaaggggggaggggcgcgGCACTGGGCGGAGGGAAGACACgaaagaacaagaacaagaacaagtAGAAGAAGTAGAAGGGGTTTGTTGAAGACCTTACCTTGTTATTCCCGGCTCTGGGCTCTGGACCTAGCAACGACAGCTCCGGCCTCCATTTGCATGCAGAAGAACctggaggagagagagagagagagagacgctTGTTGCATGCGGCGTAGCCtacacccccccctcccccctttctctgTCTGATCTGAGCCTAATCACGTCCAGACTGCAGCGGCTGTTGCCCACACGTTCCAGACAGAgggggcagagagagagagagagagagagagagagagatag from the Colletotrichum destructivum chromosome 10, complete sequence genome contains:
- a CDS encoding Putative peptidase S8 propeptide/proteinase inhibitor I9 codes for the protein MKASSLLALLGAVVPALAANKYIIQLKPGTSPDAVTRHHNTVRSLLRRRDGSAEGTLDKTFRIGDDFNAYSGSFDDAALEAIAALDEVLAVELDQPISVDPTEAEQTLFSLSSESESSAASFARRRALTTQPNSIWSLGDLSHRAAGSTEYVYDSTAGEGTTAYVFDTGIRLSHAEFEGRASFGINGVTGSTVSPGSNSDTDGHGTHVAATIVGKTYGVAKKAKVIDVKVFDGSTGSTSAILTGLDWAVKDIVSKGAQKKSVLNMSLSANNVAALDNAVLAAYRQGILTIVAAGNDNQPATTTSPARLPEAFTVGMTRPDRGRVNIIEGIYGSSYGPELDVFAPGQDIVSASHTSDTGTATKTGTSMAAPLVAGLVCYLRGLAGGFGTPKQVTDRILELAIPDVVGDPKNSPNLLVNNGSGR
- a CDS encoding Putative dienelactone hydrolase, alpha/Beta hydrolase, coding for MTETSSAKPEYLAQPPGPCCWAGTLHEGSPRGDVEDILGAPTYIVRPSDVKGSPRANGHVVLYFPDVWGLSVNARCLMDGFASAGYVALGIDYFRGDPISKYRASKDDPLPPGFDLAAWRAKHLAFATETVPRWAAAVRERFSAELRAETGAETRFACVGYCFGAPFVCDLLAGDDVVSAGAFAHPTALKEEHFTGLKKPLLLSCAENDHAFPPESRRKAVDVLQREGKVYHLQLFQGVGHGFAVKGDPSDPYQRWCKEQSLRAVVDWFDMWLVRSSS